A region of Arabidopsis thaliana chromosome 5, partial sequence DNA encodes the following proteins:
- a CDS encoding alpha/beta-Hydrolases superfamily protein, translated as MGNLKKSTRSDELSRSGPPQIPNPDWNNLYHRTTVASCLVQGVYAKERDRENNRNGSESLATPWWKSFNFTLDESEILYDAFDGSIYGAVFQNMINYENTPNSIVVPPRYVIALRGTVPSDVSDWIHNSRIVLEKLHGGGKHMHVIRKIYSLVAKHGNTAVWIAGHSLGAGLALLAGKDMAMSGLPVEAYIFNPPISLIPLEQCGYNHELNFVYRLTRDLFKAGIAKVVDLDEGQEGPRYKNLASWRPHLFVNQSDVICSEYIGYFNHVVTMTEAGLGEISRLASGYSVRRMLFGDGENWSSSSTPDHLHFLPSAFMIVNKTEASEFYNKHGIHQWWNHMLKQSTTFSSY; from the exons ATgggaaacttaaaaaaatctaCACGCAGTGACGAGTTAAGCCGTTCTGGTCCCCCTCAAATTCCAAATCCTGACTG GAACAATTTGTATCACCGAACCACAGTGGCCTCATGTTTGGTGCAAGGAGTTTACGCAAAGGAAAGAGACAGGGAAAACAACCGAAATGGTTCCGAGTCATTAGCCACACCTTGGTGGAAGAGTTTCAACTTCACTTTAGATGAAAGTGAAATCCTATATGACGCATTTGACGGCTCCATATACGGTGCTGTCTTCCAAAACATGATCAATTATGAGAATACCCCGAACTCGATAGTAGTACCTCCGCGTTACGTGATTGCGTTACGGGGAACTGTCCCAAGTGATGTGAGTGATTGGATACATAACAGCCGTATTGTACTCGAGAAACTCCATGGCGGGGGTAAGCATATGCATGTCATTAGAAAAATCTATTCTTTGGTGGCCAAACACGGAAACACAGCTGTCTGGATCGCTGGACACTCTTTAGGAGCTGGCCTGGCACTACTCGCGGGAAAGGACATGGCCATGTCTGGACTCCCTGTTGAGGCTTACATCTTCAACCCACCTATCTCCTTGATTCCTCTAGAGCAGTGCGGTTACAATCACGAACTTAATTTTGTGTATCGACTCACCAGGGATCTCTTCAAAGCTGGCATAGCCAAAGTCGTAGACCTTGATGAg GGTCAAGAGGGTCCACGATATAAGAACTTAGCTTCTTGGAGACCTCATTTGTTTGTGAACCAATCTGATGTAATATGCTCAGAATATATTGGTTATTTCAATCACGTAGTCACTATGACGGAGGCGGGACTCGGTGAGATTTCGAGGTTGGCTAGTGGATACTCAGTTAGGCGTATGTTATTCGGAGACGGAGAAAATTGGTCCTCGTCTTCTACACCAgatcatcttcattttcttccgTCGGCCTTTATGATTGTAAACAAGACTGAAGCGTCGGAGTTTTATAATAAACATGGGATTCATCAATGGTGGAATCATATGCTTAAACAATCTACAACGTTTAGTTCATACTAG